The Streptomyces sp. Je 1-332 genome has a window encoding:
- a CDS encoding MFS transporter: MTAGRVEALREPVDRVGRSWTASLSLANGAIWVGWYGPLQILLAVQAADLAPAGTSKETVLAWVAGAGAVVSLASNPLFGALSDRTVSRFGRRTPWIVAGTSGGAAALLLLSAAGSVWWMAAGWCLVQLTLNAAFAAVTAAVPDRVPRLQRGAVGGWLGAAQILGVVVGTGLATAAGGVGAGYAACAVFTLVGVLPYVLRHRDLRLAPHDRPPFAWRSFARAFWLSPRRYPDLGWAWLTRFLINLSNALVLLYLLYYLRDRLDYADPDEGVLILTAVNGLTLLATVVVGGVWSDRVGRRKPFVLWSGVLMAVATALLSGWQTWPGAIVAAAVLGVGFGVFTSVDFALMTDVLPKAMDRGKDMGVINIANSLPQVAAPALAAPIVTHLGGYRVLYLVAAGIGLAGALLVRQIKGVE; this comes from the coding sequence ATGACAGCCGGGCGGGTTGAGGCGCTGCGGGAGCCGGTCGACCGCGTCGGGCGGAGCTGGACGGCGTCCCTCTCGCTCGCCAACGGAGCGATCTGGGTGGGGTGGTACGGCCCGCTGCAGATCCTCCTTGCCGTACAGGCGGCAGACCTCGCCCCGGCCGGCACGTCGAAGGAGACGGTCCTCGCCTGGGTGGCGGGCGCGGGAGCCGTGGTGTCCCTCGCGTCGAACCCGCTGTTCGGCGCGCTCTCCGACCGGACCGTGTCGCGCTTCGGGCGGCGCACGCCATGGATCGTGGCGGGCACGTCGGGTGGCGCGGCAGCGCTCCTGCTGCTCTCGGCCGCCGGATCCGTGTGGTGGATGGCGGCGGGCTGGTGCCTGGTCCAGCTCACCCTGAACGCCGCGTTCGCCGCGGTCACGGCGGCCGTGCCGGACCGGGTGCCGCGGCTCCAACGGGGCGCGGTGGGCGGCTGGCTGGGGGCGGCGCAGATCCTGGGCGTGGTCGTCGGCACGGGCCTCGCGACGGCTGCCGGGGGCGTGGGCGCGGGATACGCGGCGTGCGCGGTGTTCACCCTGGTGGGAGTGCTCCCGTACGTCCTGCGCCACCGGGACCTGCGCCTGGCGCCGCACGACAGGCCGCCGTTCGCGTGGCGGTCGTTCGCCCGCGCCTTCTGGCTGAGCCCGCGCCGCTACCCGGACCTGGGCTGGGCCTGGCTGACCCGCTTCCTGATCAACCTCAGCAACGCCCTGGTCCTGCTCTATCTCCTCTACTACCTGCGGGACCGCCTGGACTACGCCGACCCGGACGAGGGCGTCCTGATCCTCACGGCGGTGAACGGCCTGACGCTGCTCGCGACGGTGGTCGTCGGCGGCGTCTGGTCGGACCGCGTGGGCCGCCGCAAGCCCTTCGTGCTCTGGTCCGGCGTCCTGATGGCGGTGGCGACGGCCCTGCTGTCCGGCTGGCAGACCTGGCCGGGCGCGATCGTCGCGGCGGCGGTCCTCGGCGTCGGCTTCGGCGTCTTCACGTCGGTGGACTTCGCCCTGATGACGGACGTCCTGCCGAAGGCCATGGACCGCGGCAAGGACATGGGCGTCATCAACATCGCCAACTCACTCCCCCAGGTGGCGGCCCCCGCCCTGGCGGCCCCGATCGTGACGCACCTGGGCGGCTACCGGGTGCTGTATCTGGTGGCGGCGGGGATCGGCTTGGCGGGGGCGCTGCTGGTGCGACAGATCAAGGGCGTCGAGTGA
- a CDS encoding helix-turn-helix transcriptional regulator has translation MSRRARVSPTEAGLPDGGARRRTPGLRREEVAVLAGVGASWYQWLEQGRDISVSPQVLDSVGRVLKLSSAERRHLYVLAGLNPPAPEVEQADRDMCEGMQRLIDTWMPYPAHIMDRYYNCVMYNDAAGMVFGMRPEITQNCLVDFFTDPIYRSRSVSWRTNAESVVAQFRASCSETPDDEGFQAVLAELRESSAAEEFGELWERRDVRPAGQVHKELIHPLVGALHVESTAMRVPARPDLTIVLHTPLPEAETAAKLEWLASPEGRRGAMYPVAV, from the coding sequence ATGAGCCGCCGGGCCCGGGTCAGCCCCACGGAGGCGGGCCTCCCGGACGGCGGGGCGCGGCGGCGTACGCCGGGGCTTCGCCGCGAGGAGGTCGCCGTGCTCGCCGGGGTCGGCGCGTCCTGGTACCAGTGGCTGGAGCAGGGCCGCGACATCTCGGTGTCGCCGCAGGTCCTGGACTCCGTGGGACGTGTCCTGAAGCTGTCGAGCGCGGAGCGGCGGCACTTGTACGTGCTCGCCGGTCTCAATCCGCCCGCGCCCGAGGTCGAGCAGGCCGACCGGGACATGTGCGAGGGGATGCAGCGACTGATCGACACGTGGATGCCGTACCCCGCGCACATCATGGACCGCTACTACAACTGCGTCATGTACAACGACGCGGCCGGGATGGTCTTCGGGATGCGCCCCGAGATCACCCAGAACTGCCTCGTGGACTTCTTCACCGATCCCATCTACCGCTCACGGAGCGTGAGTTGGCGGACGAACGCGGAGTCGGTCGTCGCCCAGTTCCGCGCGTCGTGCTCCGAGACCCCGGACGACGAGGGGTTCCAGGCGGTCCTCGCCGAGCTGCGGGAGTCGTCGGCGGCCGAGGAGTTCGGCGAACTGTGGGAGCGGCGGGACGTGCGGCCCGCGGGGCAGGTCCACAAGGAGCTCATCCATCCGCTGGTGGGGGCGTTGCACGTCGAGTCGACGGCGATGCGGGTGCCTGCGCGGCCCGACCTGACGATCGTGCTGCACACGCCGCTTCCGGAGGCGGAGACCGCGGCGAAACTGGAGTGGCTCGCGTCGCCGGAGGGGCGGCGGGGGGCGATGTACCCGGTGGCGGTTTAG
- the era gene encoding GTPase Era — MGAMSVRTESSEPSESSGAPHRAGFACFVGRPNAGKSTLTNALVGQKVAITANQPQTTRHTVRGIVHRPDAQLILVDTPGLHKPRTLLGERLNDVVRTTWAEVDVIGFCLPANEKLGPGDRFIAKELAGIKKTPKIAVVTKTDLVDSKALAEQLIAIDQLAKELGFEWAQIVPVSAVGDKQVQLLADLIVPMLPKSPPLYPEGDLTDEPEQVMVAELIREAALEGVRDELPHSIAVVVEEMLPRQDRPADKPMLDIHANVYIERPSQKGIIIGPKGKRLKEVGIKSRQQIEALLGTPVFLDLHVKVAKDWQRDPKQLRKLGF, encoded by the coding sequence ATGGGCGCCATGAGCGTTCGTACCGAGTCATCCGAGCCGTCAGAATCGTCGGGGGCACCCCACCGCGCCGGCTTCGCCTGCTTCGTGGGCCGCCCCAATGCGGGCAAGTCCACCCTTACGAATGCTCTGGTCGGCCAGAAGGTGGCGATCACGGCCAACCAGCCGCAGACCACGCGGCACACGGTGCGCGGCATCGTGCACCGGCCCGACGCCCAGCTGATCCTGGTGGACACCCCCGGGCTCCACAAGCCGCGCACGCTGCTCGGCGAGCGGCTCAACGACGTCGTGCGCACGACGTGGGCCGAGGTCGACGTCATCGGGTTCTGTCTGCCCGCGAACGAGAAGCTGGGCCCCGGTGACCGGTTCATCGCCAAGGAACTGGCCGGCATCAAGAAGACGCCGAAGATCGCGGTCGTGACGAAGACCGACCTCGTGGACAGCAAGGCGCTCGCCGAGCAGCTCATCGCCATCGACCAGCTCGCCAAGGAGCTCGGCTTCGAGTGGGCGCAGATCGTGCCGGTGTCCGCGGTGGGCGACAAGCAGGTCCAGCTGCTCGCCGACCTGATCGTCCCGATGCTCCCCAAGAGCCCGCCGCTCTACCCCGAGGGCGACCTCACGGACGAGCCCGAGCAGGTCATGGTCGCCGAACTGATCCGTGAGGCCGCGCTGGAAGGCGTCCGGGACGAGCTGCCGCACTCCATCGCCGTCGTGGTGGAGGAGATGCTGCCGCGCCAGGACCGCCCCGCGGACAAGCCGATGCTCGACATCCACGCGAACGTCTACATCGAGCGCCCCAGCCAGAAGGGCATCATCATCGGCCCGAAGGGCAAGCGCCTCAAGGAGGTCGGGATCAAGTCCCGCCAGCAGATCGAGGCACTTCTCGGTACGCCGGTCTTCCTGGACCTGCACGTCAAGGTCGCCAAGGACTGGCAGCGCGACCCCAAGCAGCTCCGCAAGCTTGGCTTTTGA
- a CDS encoding P-II family nitrogen regulator translates to MKLVTAVIKPFRLDEVKTALQELGVQGLTVTEASGYGRQRGHTEVYRGAEYQVDLVPKVRLEVVVDDADLDPVIDAIVRAAATGKIGDGKVWAVPVETVVRVRTGERGPDAV, encoded by the coding sequence ATGAAGCTCGTCACCGCGGTCATCAAGCCGTTCCGCCTCGACGAGGTGAAGACGGCCCTGCAGGAGCTGGGCGTCCAGGGCCTCACCGTCACGGAGGCGAGCGGGTACGGGCGCCAGCGCGGGCACACGGAGGTGTACCGGGGCGCGGAGTACCAGGTGGACCTGGTCCCGAAGGTGCGGCTGGAGGTCGTCGTCGACGACGCCGACCTCGACCCGGTCATCGACGCGATCGTCCGCGCGGCGGCCACGGGGAAGATCGGTGACGGGAAGGTGTGGGCGGTCCCGGTGGAGACGGTGGTGCGGGTACGAACCGGGGAACGGGGCCCGGACGCGGTTTGA
- a CDS encoding cytidine deaminase yields the protein MSESAAPGALDAEDRKIVTLARSARARNGVAEGAAVRDETGRTYVAGTVSLDSLKLSALRTAVAMAVASGAESLEAAAVVSSEEELSAEDLSAVRDLGGAGTPVFLAGADGEVRVRAQAN from the coding sequence ATGAGCGAGAGTGCTGCGCCTGGCGCGCTGGATGCCGAGGACCGGAAGATCGTTACGCTGGCTCGTTCGGCGCGGGCGCGGAACGGGGTGGCCGAGGGGGCCGCTGTGCGGGACGAGACGGGGCGTACGTATGTCGCCGGGACGGTTTCTCTCGACTCCCTGAAGCTTTCCGCGCTGCGGACCGCGGTGGCCATGGCTGTCGCTTCCGGTGCGGAGTCCCTGGAGGCGGCGGCGGTCGTCTCCTCCGAGGAGGAGCTTTCCGCCGAGGACCTCTCCGCTGTGCGGGATCTTGGCGGGGCCGGGACGCCGGTGTTCCTGGCGGGGGCTGACGGGGAGGTCCGGGTGCGGGCTCAGGCGAACTGA
- a CDS encoding ammonium transporter, whose amino-acid sequence MSTRKLTGNMKHGGNARVPVPKRGAVTLSLCPHPEERFAVQSLTTTLAAAKGPDTGDTAWLLAATALVLLMTPGLALFYGGMVRTKSVLNMLLMSFVSIALVTVVWLLAGYSLAFGDDAFAGLIGGVDHLGLAGIGPETLTGTVPTLLFTTFQLTFAILTTALISGAIADRAKFAAWLVFVPVWALLVYVPVAHWVWGPDGWISSSLGALDFAGGLVVEIASGASGLALVLVIGPRIGFKKDAMRPHNLPMVLMGAGLLWFGWLGFNGGSALGANGFAAASLLNTLLAGCTGLLGWLFVEQRRDGHPTTFGAASGAVAGLVAITPACGVVGVLGAAVVGLAAGVVCSYAVAWKFRLNYDDSLDVVGVHLVGGVVGTLLIGLFATATMTDGAEGLFYGGGLAQLGRQTVAVLAVAAYTFAVTYGIGKAIDKLMGFRASAEDEQTGLDQTHHAETAYDHGVLVSPMKGSTVR is encoded by the coding sequence GTGAGCACGCGGAAACTCACCGGCAACATGAAACACGGCGGAAACGCCCGGGTGCCCGTCCCGAAACGCGGGGCGGTGACGCTCTCCCTCTGCCCCCACCCGGAGGAGAGATTCGCCGTGCAGTCCCTGACCACCACCTTGGCCGCGGCCAAGGGCCCCGACACCGGTGACACGGCCTGGCTGCTCGCGGCCACCGCCCTCGTCCTGCTGATGACGCCCGGCCTCGCCCTCTTCTACGGCGGCATGGTCCGCACGAAGAGCGTCCTCAACATGCTCCTGATGAGTTTCGTGTCGATCGCCCTGGTCACGGTGGTGTGGCTGCTCGCCGGCTACTCACTCGCGTTCGGCGACGACGCGTTCGCGGGCCTGATCGGCGGAGTCGACCATCTCGGCCTCGCGGGCATCGGCCCGGAAACCCTCACCGGGACGGTCCCCACCCTCCTCTTCACCACCTTCCAGCTCACTTTCGCGATCCTCACCACCGCCCTGATCAGCGGCGCGATCGCCGACCGCGCGAAGTTCGCGGCCTGGCTGGTCTTCGTGCCCGTCTGGGCGCTGCTCGTATACGTTCCCGTGGCGCACTGGGTCTGGGGCCCGGACGGCTGGATCTCCTCGTCCCTGGGCGCACTGGACTTCGCGGGCGGCCTGGTCGTGGAGATCGCGTCCGGCGCCTCCGGCCTCGCCCTCGTCCTGGTCATCGGCCCGCGCATCGGCTTCAAGAAGGACGCGATGCGTCCGCACAACCTGCCGATGGTCCTGATGGGCGCGGGCCTGCTCTGGTTCGGCTGGCTCGGCTTCAACGGCGGCTCGGCCCTCGGCGCGAACGGTTTCGCGGCGGCCTCCCTCCTGAACACGCTCCTCGCCGGGTGCACGGGCCTGCTCGGCTGGCTCTTCGTGGAGCAGCGACGCGACGGCCACCCCACCACCTTCGGCGCGGCGTCGGGCGCGGTGGCGGGCCTGGTCGCCATCACCCCCGCGTGCGGGGTCGTCGGGGTGCTCGGCGCCGCGGTGGTCGGCCTCGCGGCGGGCGTGGTCTGCTCGTACGCCGTGGCATGGAAGTTCCGCTTGAACTACGACGACTCGCTCGACGTGGTGGGCGTCCACCTGGTCGGCGGCGTGGTCGGCACGCTCCTGATCGGCCTGTTCGCGACGGCCACGATGACGGACGGCGCGGAGGGGCTCTTCTACGGGGGCGGGCTCGCCCAGCTGGGCAGGCAGACGGTGGCGGTGCTCGCGGTGGCGGCGTACACGTTCGCGGTGACGTACGGCATCGGCAAGGCGATCGACAAGCTCATGGGCTTCCGCGCGTCGGCGGAGGACGAACAGACGGGCCTCGACCAGACGCACCACGCGGAGACAGCCTACGATCACGGCGTCCTGGTCAGCCCGATGAAGGGGAGCACCGTCCGATGA